The nucleotide sequence GTAAGGATAATAAAACGTGAAGATGACATCTATTATTTTTGTAAGAATATTACTCTATCCATAGTTTATGGCCCATGATAATGATGATTGACACATGGGACCTTTTGGTTTTGTTTTTTCAAACAAATATTGAAGTTACCTTTATTTTTGGTtttgtttattaattattaatgatgaGCTATTCGATTAGCATACACAAAAATGCATTTTAAAGAAGAACCGAACACTATAAACGTGAATAAAAGCATCAAAAAACAATCAAGTATAAGTACATTAGCGACCAGCGGATAGAAGACGGCGGACATCGAATAAAGATGAAGTTCATATTCCGAAAAATAAGGTTTGACTCACTAATCAGAATATGGCACGTGGAAGAACCTTTGACTTTTTTGCCTATAAATAGGCCACGTGCACTTCAGAGCATAACTTTCTCTCTCTACAGAAGGAATTTCTCTCTCTAAAgtgattgaccaagtttgaccttgaCTAAATTCGCAGTTTGACTCTGGATCCGGTAATCATTGTTATTCGGAGAGTGTTCACGAACTTAAACCGTTCACCGTTAACGTGATTGTGATTTGCACTCGTATTTTATCCGCTATCCGGATTTAGTACGATCATTTATGTTAGCGTAGTATATAATACAGTATTGATATTTGATTTGAATATAGAGAAATCATGAAATCATGAGATTTTATAAAAACTTGTAGACCAATTAAAGTGTAACTAATTATGTAACAACAAATTAGAAACTAAGGTTGATTCATGTTATTGTATACATAACTTTTTTATATGAAGTATGGTAATGGTTGAAACAAAATCGTAGAATCATATTATAAAGCagctcattatcttatttgtccaCATAAATCTTAAttcttcgaaaaaaaaaaaaaccactttTTAATTGGATGGTACATTGGTACCTACTAGATACGGAGTACACATACTCGactttatatatttttgatataaaattatcattaatgCCACTATTGACTTAATTTACTTCGTTATGTTAAACCCTTTCTGTCGATTTGAACATCTACGCGGATTTTATGTTGATGAGAATTGTGTAATCTTGAAAATCAAGCATTTCTTATGTAATTAGGATACATGACtaatgttatatttatatttattaaattaatattaatcatatattaaCTAAATCCACAATTAAATAATGTAGTAGGATTTTCACCTTGGGGCTGAAAATGCAAATAATATGACGCATGTTATAGGTGGCTTTAAAAATTTAATCCATCCACGTATAGATAGATGCTACGTGTGTTTATTGCAATTATCGTTGAAAAATTAGCTAAAGGTTAACTTCAgttaaatatttatttaacaatattttCATGTTACCTTCTACAATGAATATAGCTTTGAGATTTTAGTTGGAACATATGTCATCACAAGTTTGTTTAATGATTTTCAACATTTTCATATCTTTCACAAGAAATGAAATTTTAGATTCAAACATCACTAACAGCACATCTTAAAGTCActcaaaaaatataaaaaatgatcACGTGACAACATCCGTTGAATAGGAAAATCCAATCCATTTACTCGTTTACGTATGGACAACAACGAAATCAAGtggaaaaaaaagttttttttttgggAACGTCAACATTTCATTACCAAACGTGGACCACTAGCAAGACACTAGAGGTACCACCACAAACATTTACAACTGTTTAATACGCCAATCGTTCCAATGTACATTTAATTTGCCTCTATTATTATACCAATTAAATGAAAATAAACGAACAGAATCAAAAATGTTATCTTTCTTCAGTATTTTCGAATTAAAGACAACACCGTTACGCCATTatggagaaaaaaaaaaaaaaaaaaaattgtatatatcatatatttatcagatttgtaTAAGAATGAACCAAAATAGATGGATCCATCATGAAGAAATGAACATGAGAGTTTTTTCCTAATGATTTAAATGATTACTCGCAAGGAAAAAGTACATGTAAAACATGAAATTGACTAACACAGAGTGTAGTTACTATGTTAAATGATATGAATAGTAAAGAAACAAGTGTACCTTTTATATAGTTATTAGTATGTGAACACAAGAAGTCAAGAAGATAAGAAAAATACACATTACCTTTTGTTCCCATGATCAACTTGTCTCCAACCAAAATTTGGACACATTATCAACCTTTCAAGATGTTAGAAAAGGATATTTTGATAATAGTATCTCAATCATATACTGTATTATTGTTAGGCCTACTTAAGTACTATGAAGTACTAAAGATAGACAAACATTCCCTTAATCTAAAGAATAAACAAGATCATACACAACAGATCCAAATAAAGTATTCGACTACAAAGAAAAGTCTTTATTCGGTCATTTCTTACCGTTCACAGGAGTAAAACTACACCTATCAGTTCCTTACTAAGAACAAAAAACAACTAACAAATTCAAAGGCTATAAAATGTAACATTAATGATCTAAACATAAAGACAATAAGAAGTTCAAATGGGATCCATATGATACATATTAACAAACAAACTATCATCTATAATCTGCTCCAAACAAGACTTCTTATCGTACCTGGTTTGTGTTTTTAATTGAAACATGATCGATCTAGATAGTTGACCAAAGTCAACAAGCCTCTTGTTGTGCGGCTGCCTGGTAAAAGTTGCAAGACTTTTTGTTATGGCCAGGCTGTTTGCACTTTGTGCACGTTACCGTTCTTTTAGTTTCTACCTCAGCTTCATCCCACTCCATTTTCTCCTTCGCCACATCAGCCGGTTTTACAGGTATCGGAGGAAGCACAAGCACATCCGACTCATCATTATTATCTTCTGTTTTCCGAATCTCCCCATTTTGACCCTCAACTTTCTCAACCTCCAAAATCTCCCCTTGCACTTTCCCAACATCTTCATTTTCATCCCCCACTTTCTCAATCTCTATATCTTCACCCTTGTCATCCACAACTTCAACAGTTTCACTCTTTTCTTTCTCAACATCTGTTTCATGTTCATATCCTGTAAAACTCATCTCTAATTTTTTACTATTTTCTTCTTCAACCCCTACCTTTTCACCACCTTCTTCATTCCCACCCCCTACTATCAGCGTTTCATCAATTTCACCCCCTGTTATCTCAACCTCAATATTTTCACCACCTTCATCATTCCCACCCCCTACTATCAGGGCTTCGTCAATTTCACCCCCTGTTGTCTCAACCTCCATATTTTCACCACCTTCATCATTCCCACCCCCGACTTTCAAAGCTTCTTCAATTTCACCCCCTGCTATCTCAATCTCTATCTTTTCACCACCTTCATCGTTCCAACCCTCTACTATGAATGCGTCATCAATTTCACACCCTGCTATCCCAGCTTCCATCTTTTCACCTGCTTCTTTTTCAATGGGAACCGGTGCTATATCATCTATATAGGTTAAACGATAGGCATCAACAGTAAAATAACTCGAGCAAAACTCATACGGGTTTCTTCCAATTAACGCAAAAACCGCAAGCGCATGACGACACGGTAAACCCGTTTCTTTCCACCCAaaacaagtacaactccaagtactAATATTCACAACATGGGTCGAGTCTTCACGAACCTCAAACAACGTATCAGAAGAGATCAACACTTTCAAACCACACGATCTCATATTCTCTTCTTGCAATTCTCTCTCTTTTGATGGAGTAAGGTGGGTTGACCACATACATGCATCCAATTTAGCATCACTTATAGCATCGATCATAGTTCTTATAATAGCATCTATTTTGTGTAAAATAGGTAAAGCCCGATAATCCTCCATTAGTTTAGCAAGAGGCCAGCCAACATCATCTGTGATATGGTTATACCGTTCACCCTTAAAAGATGAATTGGTCCAATGCTCAGGTTCAATCTGCATGACCCAATCGTAAGCTTGAGCAGATATATGTTTTATCTGctcggttgactttttaaaaccaacaAGACGAACAGCATGTGCAGCAGCCAAAAAATGAACTGGCAAGTAAGATTTACCATCACCCTGAAACGGGCCCTTAACGTTTCTCTTAAAACTCTCTAAAAGATGGTAGATTGAGTAACCAACATGAGAATCTTGAAACACTTCAAAAATCGAATTTTTTAAATTCTTTTCTCTATCGTACACGAAAGTGATCGATTGTGAGTTCAAGATTGAAACTTTTAACTGTTCCAAGAACCAATGCCAGTTGTTATCATCTTCAACGTCTACTATAGCAAATGCAACCGGGAAAAAACCATCATTTCCGTCGATGGCATAAGCTGTCAATATAGATTCACCATATTCGGACCTTAAAGAAGTAGCTTCAAGAAAAAGAAGAGGACGACAACCGTTTTGGAATCCGCATAATGATGAGTAAAAAGACACAAATAGTGCTTTAAATCTTTTATTCTCACTAATAACAAGATTACAAACGCTACCCGGATTCGTTTCGATAATCTTGTCACAAAACCACGGTAACTTATTATACGCATCTGTATCTGACCCATGAAGTTGTTCTCTGTTAGCCCCGGTTTCCTGAAATACTTGTGTAGTGTTCGACCTGACCCCAACGTCTTTAACAAGTGCGTTAGCGATTTCGTTTGGTTTCAAATGTGGTGTTTCTTGCAGCTTCTCATTTATAGTATTTACGAGCCAGTTCTTCGAATCGTTATCACATGTATGTACATTATTCAGGGTCTTTATCTTAAACGATTTTTTGGATGGGACCCATACGCCATTAATCTTCCACGAACACCCTTCGGAAGCACAACCACAAACGACACGGTTTGTATCGTTTTTCTTGAACTTTAACTCAAAATCATTAGCCAAAGCGAATCTATGCAATGCTTCCTTAAATTCATCTACATTTGCAAATTCTTGGCCAACGTTAGTAATAGCCGACTTCCATACAGTAACTATAGTTTCGGGTGATGCGTCATCATCACAGGTGGCAAGAGCAGAGGGTCCCACAAACTCAACGGGCTCTCGATCAATTGTATTAGCACGAGGACGCCCTCTTTTTCTTCCCGATTTTGTCTCCTGAGAAACCTCTTCTTTAACAGTCGTCCTGCCCCTTTTTCTctgtgatttttcatttttagtccctcgagtttttgACCCGGCAGAATCGGAAACAATCGTGGGTCGACCATTAGCACCAACCTTCCAAGATGGAGTTCGTCTTCGTTTTTTCACACTGTCAGCAGGGCTAGCATTAACATCTGTCTCATTCTGATCGGCACCCTTCTTTCGTTTCGTATACCTACCAATCGGAACATAGTCAGAGCTATGACCAGAGTCAACATTTTGGTTGACTTGCTCAGAAGCAGCATTTGAAGAAGTATCACTGGACACATTTTTTTCTTTTTGAGCTTCGGCTTTAGCAGCAGCGGCAGCAGATCGACGTGTCATCCTAACGGGAGATGTAATCGGACTCTTGGCCACCTTCTTATCGTCTTTTTTCACTTTCTTATCTTTCTTGGCACCTGCTTTTCCTCGTGGTGCCTTCTCTTTCTTGCTACCCTCGTCTTCAATGTTTACAGTCTCGTTATTCTTAGTATCAGTTAGCCTGCAAATATCACCCATTTAGTTACGGATAAGTACGCCTTATGCACCTTTCATAAAAATATAAAGAAAGAGGTTCCAATTTCATCCCATCTATGTATGACCCCATTCAGATAATGTTGTATATCTAACAGTTAATACATTAGAAACACATAACTAAATGATTTTCggttcataaaaacattttttttaagtaCTAAAGTATTACTGAATAAAATACTCGTAACCATATCTGACAATTTTTTTTATCGTGATACATTAATAAGTTGCAGGGACAAGACTGCATTCAGTTATAGCATTAACCCAACTCTAAGAAAAACGATAGAGCAAGTTACTATCGTGATAGAAGGTGTTATATAGATATTGAATGATACCTATTAGTTTCAACGTCTACAGATTTACGAATAAAACCGAGTGTTCCTGCAACAAATACTTCTGCTGTAAGTGCTTCCCCGTGAAAATCAACCATTCTTTTGACATCCTTATCGTTCTTTACAGTAATCAGGTTGCGCTTATTCCCTGGCAGAAAATACTTAACAGACACAGTTTCCTGGTTCAAATTACACGTTTCGGCCAGATTTATTTTTAATTCGTTAAATGGAGTCTCAGATGTGACATTTGCTGCATTTGCTTCTCCTCCATTATACGTCATAGTTCCATCATCATTTGTCACAAACTCACCGCCAGATCGGCAGATTAATATAAGCTTTCCTTTCGCCATTGCTTATATCTACAGAAACAAACATACGCAAGAGAGAAAAATTATGGTAGGTTATTAGTTAATATCTGCAGGTTACCAACATTACATGTAAATTTAAAGAAAACCAACTTCATTCATTCAGGACGTACTACCCAACTACATAACAACCATAACTGCACAATGAAACTTCACCGACTAAAACCCTAATGAGCCTAACTAAGTTAAAAATTGTAATTCAATATAACGCTATGTAACAAAACTCAAAGGTCCAATTCATCGTGTTTTGAACTACACTAATAAATACCAACCTCGGATCTGTGACCGAATTTACCGCATTAAAATACATAAGTTCACTAAAAACGGTTAAGCTTAAACGGGATTCATCCGGTTCATAAATAAAAAATCAAAAAGGTCAACCTAGTGATCATAAGTTCATAACTGTCGAATCCAAGAAAGCTACAGTTTTCAATTATACTTTAGCATATTTCAAGTGCATAATTCTGTAAAAAGCAACAACAGCATTGTCAAATTAAGGCAATAGGtataaactaaattaactaatataCATACGCTACAGTTCAAGCAACAAACACGCATGATATAGCTATATAACTGCAAGAAACACATATAAAGTACAAAAAGATGTATACAAATATACATACAGACCCTTAAATTAGATAAAAATAACACAATCAGAAAGAAAGTTACTCAATTCAACAGTTGGTGGTGCTATAACTGCAACTAATTAAGTGAACTGAAAGTTAGGGTTTTTAGGGTTAGGTTAAAATTGGGGGATTCTAAAGGAGAGATGATCGACGGTCAGGAGGCGGTGTTTTTCAGAACAAATCCACGATGAAAAGAGGGGAATTGGAAATCGAGGGAGGCATTATGGAATTAGGGCAAAAACTGAGGAATGAAATTGAAAGGAAATAGGGTTAACGCCGTTGATGAAATAGGTGGTTTTCTAAAGTTGTCCTTGTTTTATAAAGTTAGAATGTTGTGTGGCAAATGTGCAAATTATTTGTCAAATTTGGGTTTGAATTATTTTGGTCACATCTAAGGTTTAAGCAACCAAAAACAATCTAAAACCTTAGAATTATGTGAAGTTCAATACAAATATTTGAGCAgcatttcttttttttataaaattaaatgatGATTCAGCGCGCCGAATGATGATTCATTGAATAATTTAAATGGTTCAGCATAGAATGTTGAACcattaatggaatggttcagcgcTGAATACTGAACTATTCAGCATTTATATCTTACctttgaatgacatatggtgctaaaTGGTTCAACCATTCAGAGCTAGAACTATCTCTTAACCATTAAACATTTAAATTTATGTAATATGTTCTTTAAATTATATTAAAAACACTTATGAAACAACTACTACGTATATTATAGTTTTTATTAATGTCAAATGTTAATAACTTAATTTTATATCATTTACGTTATTCTTTCAAAATGATTACTAAACATGTTATTTTCTTTCAACAACATCTTCATTCAgaacctttgaatcattcagattatgaaccattcgacgctaaatcattcagtttttatcaaacgcaccctcatTAGTCATCAGAAACAAACACATGAATGTTGAATAGTTCAACATTTAGCGAGAAATCATTCAATTAAGAAGTAATCAAACACGCCAAAAATAAcatatttgttataatatataaatatatatatataaatggatagtcaattattgatacacaaaagtaatattattgtattacctaaacttgtgatatttttgctataaatagccatgaatgcaagcattaaacttgcaccatttctcacacttacaaagtgtttctttctttctctccattatcatctttgttcttacacttcattattagtattcttaatcaagaatcaaaccactaaaggtagttataagcctactgaattataacacgttatcagcacgataatcttaatactaattatggttggctctgccacctaaatgatatatggtcggttataccacatgaataatatatggtcgacactgtcgtctaattatcatttatgttactaacatttatatttcaattatctaacatttatatggccgacactgtcgcctaattatcatttatgttactaacatttatatttctattatctaacatttatatggtcgacactgtcgcctaattatcatttatgtttactaatatttatatttatgttatataacatttattaatgattgcttacatatggtcgacactgtcacctacttatcatttatgttatattaaatttatgtttaatgtttatatacttatgaatataaagtgactataatttatcatgttgtttgttttaatagaaaatgtcgaatctgaaaaagcttaaatttactcctttagaatcaactgaaaacaactacatgccatgggttataaaagtaaaaatgcatcttaaatcaatgggcattcttgaagccataaatgaaaacaacacttgttctgaaaaagaacaagcaacggcatgttgctttattcatcaacttattgatgaatgcttacaaaataattatgtgactgtagaagatccccatgttttatgggaaggtctcaaaagcagattcaataatcaaagagaaattttacttccagctgctatggatcaatggagaacattaaggttccaagactttaagaaataaatgaatacagctcagctctgtataatacagtctcacaacttaaattctgttgacatgaaataagtgatgcagacatgttggagaaaactttctccacaatgaatgctgccaacatcacagtgcaaagaaatttgagaatgctaaagttcaacacatatcctgaacttaattcatatctcttggttgcagagcaaaatgatgagctattaataaaaaatcagcaatcccgtcctactggtacacttgcaatccctgaagcaaatactgcaaataattataaacagggacaaagatgcgggcaaggtcgtggttataataaccatcgccatcatcatgccaaaagccataactatggtagaaaccatccttatggtaatgggaatgggcgtggacgtggccgtggtcgtggccgtggtggtcaaagaaataataatctacgaaaatataaatatcaaccacaaaacaagcccactaaacaagatgttgaagaaaattcttctaaaaattctgaagaatcttgttacagatgtggtagaatgggccactgggctaatacttgccgaacatctaaacatcttgttaagatgtatcaggattcactgaaaggtaaagaaaaggaagtaaattttgtggataatattgatccaacagtca is from Rutidosis leptorrhynchoides isolate AG116_Rl617_1_P2 chromosome 10, CSIRO_AGI_Rlap_v1, whole genome shotgun sequence and encodes:
- the LOC139871831 gene encoding uncharacterized protein, with the translated sequence MAKGKLILICRSGGEFVTNDDGTMTYNGGEANAANVTSETPFNELKINLAETCNLNQETVSVKYFLPGNKRNLITVKNDKDVKRMVDFHGEALTAEVFVAGTLGFIRKSVDVETNRLTDTKNNETVNIEDEGSKKEKAPRGKAGAKKDKKVKKDDKKVAKSPITSPVRMTRRSAAAAAKAEAQKEKNVSSDTSSNAASEQVNQNVDSGHSSDYVPIGRYTKRKKGADQNETDVNASPADSVKKRRRTPSWKVGANGRPTIVSDSAGSKTRGTKNEKSQRKRGRTTVKEEVSQETKSGRKRGRPRANTIDREPVEFVGPSALATCDDDASPETIVTVWKSAITNVGQEFANVDEFKEALHRFALANDFELKFKKNDTNRVVCGCASEGCSWKINGVWVPSKKSFKIKTLNNVHTCDNDSKNWLVNTINEKLQETPHLKPNEIANALVKDVGVRSNTTQVFQETGANREQLHGSDTDAYNKLPWFCDKIIETNPGSVCNLVISENKRFKALFVSFYSSLCGFQNGCRPLLFLEATSLRSEYGESILTAYAIDGNDGFFPVAFAIVDVEDDNNWHWFLEQLKVSILNSQSITFVYDREKNLKNSIFEVFQDSHVGYSIYHLLESFKRNVKGPFQGDGKSYLPVHFLAAAHAVRLVGFKKSTEQIKHISAQAYDWVMQIEPEHWTNSSFKGERYNHITDDVGWPLAKLMEDYRALPILHKIDAIIRTMIDAISDAKLDACMWSTHLTPSKERELQEENMRSCGLKVLISSDTLFEVREDSTHVVNISTWSCTCFGWKETGLPCRHALAVFALIGRNPYEFCSSYFTVDAYRLTYIDDIAPVPIEKEAGEKMEAGIAGCEIDDAFIVEGWNDEGGEKIEIEIAGGEIEEALKVGGGNDEGGENMEVETTGGEIDEALIVGGGNDEGGENIEVEITGGEIDETLIVGGGNEEGGEKVGVEEENSKKLEMSFTGYEHETDVEKEKSETVEVVDDKGEDIEIEKVGDENEDVGKVQGEILEVEKVEGQNGEIRKTEDNNDESDVLVLPPIPVKPADVAKEKMEWDEAEVETKRTVTCTKCKQPGHNKKSCNFYQAAAQQEAC